From Methylomonas sp. EFPC3, a single genomic window includes:
- a CDS encoding NnrS family protein → MNNKPVFDYPLFAMGFRAFFALAGLSALALIALWNSMSKGALHIDNYFAGSLWHAHEMLLGYTAAVIAGFLLTAVRNWTGLQTVNPDQLASLSFLWIYGRVLPFYSGLLPDGLIAVVDMLFLPAVAYFVAQPLLKTGNFKNLVFIALLLLLTLGNGLIHAQILGVSATSAGVGLTLVVAVVVAMILVIAGRVFPFFTERGLSGVICIRNPALDLAAVAAGVAVFGLLMFDVSGAVLAAAAIAALVINVLRVSAWYNARIWYVPLLWVLYIGYGWLILGFGLVALSAFAWVQPVLALHAFTVGGIGVLTLGMMARVALGHTGRALKASNVVAIAFLLLNIATLFRVMFPALLPAWYGGFVMISSYSWLAAFSLFAFYYAPILTSPRIDGQPG, encoded by the coding sequence ATGAATAACAAACCGGTTTTTGATTACCCGCTGTTTGCAATGGGCTTTCGCGCTTTTTTCGCGCTGGCGGGTTTATCGGCGCTGGCTTTGATTGCATTATGGAACTCGATGTCCAAAGGCGCTTTGCATATCGACAATTATTTCGCCGGTAGCCTGTGGCATGCGCATGAGATGTTGTTGGGCTACACCGCGGCGGTGATAGCCGGTTTTTTGCTGACCGCGGTCAGAAACTGGACCGGACTGCAAACCGTCAACCCGGACCAATTGGCCTCATTGAGTTTTTTATGGATATACGGCCGGGTATTGCCGTTTTATTCGGGTTTGCTGCCGGACGGATTGATCGCCGTCGTCGATATGCTGTTCCTGCCGGCGGTGGCTTATTTCGTGGCCCAGCCCTTGTTGAAGACTGGCAATTTCAAAAATCTGGTTTTTATTGCTTTATTGCTGTTGCTGACGCTGGGTAACGGCTTGATCCACGCTCAGATTTTGGGTGTGTCGGCAACCAGCGCCGGCGTGGGCTTGACGCTGGTAGTTGCGGTAGTGGTGGCGATGATTTTGGTAATCGCCGGCCGGGTATTTCCGTTTTTTACCGAACGCGGGTTGTCAGGTGTGATTTGCATCCGCAATCCTGCTTTGGACTTGGCTGCGGTCGCTGCCGGTGTGGCGGTTTTTGGGTTGCTGATGTTTGACGTCTCCGGTGCGGTGTTGGCGGCTGCGGCAATTGCGGCTCTGGTTATCAATGTGTTGCGGGTGTCCGCTTGGTACAACGCGCGGATCTGGTACGTGCCGTTGTTATGGGTGTTATACATCGGTTACGGTTGGTTAATACTCGGATTCGGCTTGGTGGCCTTGTCGGCATTTGCCTGGGTTCAACCGGTATTGGCACTGCATGCCTTTACGGTCGGCGGTATCGGCGTATTGACGCTGGGGATGATGGCAAGGGTGGCGTTGGGGCATACCGGGCGGGCGCTGAAGGCCTCGAATGTAGTGGCGATTGCGTTTTTACTGTTGAATATCGCGACGCTGTTCAGGGTAATGTTTCCGGCGCTGCTGCCGGCGTGGTACGGCGGCTTTGTCATGATTTCCAGCTACAGCTGGTTGGCGGCGTTTTCGTTATTCGCTTTTTATTATGCGCCGATACTGACATCGCCGCGGATCGACGGTCAGCCCGGCTGA
- the ispG gene encoding flavodoxin-dependent (E)-4-hydroxy-3-methylbut-2-enyl-diphosphate synthase: MSISPRKHTQQVLVGNVKVGGGAPIVVQSMTNTDTADVAGSVQQIMELATAGSEIVRVTVNTEEAAKAVPEIVNQLEQKGFSVPIVGDFHFNGHKLLEKYPDCAQALAKYRINPGNVGKGKARDPQFQQMIEFAIRYNKPVRIGVNGGSLDQAVLTRLLDENRQLAQPKELPAITREAIILSALESAAKAVELGLGKDKIVLSCKISNVQELISIYQDISSRCDYPLHLGLTEAGMGSKGIVASAAALGVLMQQGIGDTIRVSLTPEPGASRTKEVIVAQEILQTMGFRSFTPMVIACPGCGRTTSDYFQRLAQDIQAFLRDQMPIWKDKYKGVENMEVAVMGCVVNGPGESKNANIGISLPGSGESPVAPVFEDGVKTVTLKGDHIAEEFQALVERYIETHYSAQ, translated from the coding sequence ATGTCGATTAGCCCCAGAAAACACACCCAACAGGTTTTGGTAGGTAACGTTAAAGTCGGCGGCGGCGCGCCGATCGTAGTTCAATCCATGACCAACACCGATACAGCTGATGTTGCAGGAAGCGTTCAACAAATCATGGAACTAGCGACCGCCGGCTCGGAAATAGTCAGAGTCACGGTCAATACCGAAGAAGCCGCCAAAGCCGTTCCGGAAATCGTCAACCAACTGGAACAAAAAGGCTTTTCAGTACCGATTGTTGGCGATTTTCACTTTAACGGCCACAAACTGTTGGAAAAGTACCCTGACTGCGCTCAAGCCCTTGCCAAGTACCGCATCAATCCTGGCAACGTCGGCAAAGGCAAAGCTCGCGATCCGCAATTCCAGCAAATGATCGAATTTGCGATTCGCTATAACAAACCGGTCCGGATCGGCGTTAACGGCGGCAGCTTGGACCAAGCGGTATTGACCCGCTTGCTGGACGAAAATCGCCAGCTAGCGCAACCCAAAGAGTTGCCTGCCATTACTCGGGAAGCGATCATTCTGTCGGCACTGGAAAGCGCCGCCAAAGCCGTCGAACTCGGACTGGGCAAGGACAAAATCGTGCTGTCTTGCAAAATCAGCAACGTACAGGAATTGATCAGTATCTACCAAGACATCTCCAGTCGTTGCGACTACCCCCTGCATTTAGGCTTGACTGAAGCCGGTATGGGCTCCAAAGGCATCGTCGCCTCCGCCGCCGCTTTGGGCGTATTGATGCAGCAAGGCATCGGTGACACCATCCGCGTCTCCCTAACACCAGAGCCCGGCGCCTCACGTACGAAAGAGGTTATCGTCGCTCAGGAAATTTTGCAAACCATGGGCTTTCGTTCGTTCACGCCAATGGTCATCGCCTGCCCGGGTTGCGGCCGTACCACCAGTGATTATTTCCAACGTCTGGCCCAGGATATCCAAGCTTTCCTGCGCGATCAAATGCCAATCTGGAAAGACAAATACAAAGGCGTGGAAAATATGGAAGTCGCAGTAATGGGCTGCGTCGTTAACGGCCCCGGCGAAAGTAAGAACGCCAACATTGGCATCAGCTTGCCGGGTAGCGGGGAGTCCCCTGTCGCGCCGGTATTCGAAGACGGCGTCAAGACAGTGACCTTAAAGGGCGACCATATTGCCGAGGAATTCCAAGCACTAGTCGAACGCTACATCGAGACGCACTACAGCGCCCAGTAA
- a CDS encoding metallophosphoesterase, whose protein sequence is MFFSQGVEWLKAIGKPVIYVAGNHEFYGYEYRQTLEMLREQCANTQIRFLEKGQFVFQGVRFLGCTLWSDLFVDGLDKAEALGRSLNDFRKIMFGDQAFRPEQFVELHRESRLWLEQRLAEPYPGRTVVVTHHAPTEWSWIDSPNVIKKIAYCNDLKPLFHEYEIAAWFHGHVHNLGDYRIADARILSNTRGYLGRKTVAGFDINKVVEI, encoded by the coding sequence GTGTTTTTCAGTCAAGGCGTGGAATGGTTGAAGGCAATAGGCAAACCCGTAATTTACGTTGCCGGTAATCATGAGTTTTACGGCTACGAGTACCGGCAAACGCTGGAGATGCTGCGGGAGCAGTGCGCCAACACCCAAATTCGGTTTCTGGAAAAGGGGCAGTTCGTGTTTCAGGGGGTGCGTTTTTTAGGGTGCACCCTGTGGAGCGATTTGTTCGTCGACGGTTTGGACAAGGCCGAGGCGCTTGGTCGATCGTTGAACGATTTTCGCAAGATTATGTTCGGCGACCAAGCGTTTCGACCGGAGCAATTCGTCGAATTGCACCGGGAATCGCGTCTTTGGCTGGAGCAGCGGCTGGCTGAACCTTATCCCGGAAGAACAGTGGTAGTGACTCACCATGCGCCGACCGAATGGAGTTGGATCGATTCGCCGAACGTGATCAAAAAAATCGCCTATTGCAACGACCTGAAGCCGCTGTTCCATGAGTACGAAATTGCCGCCTGGTTTCACGGGCATGTGCACAATTTGGGCGACTATCGGATCGCCGACGCCCGGATTTTGAGCAATACCCGCGGGTATTTGGGGCGGAAAACCGTCGCCGGTTTCGACATCAATAAGGTCGTGGAAATTTGA
- a CDS encoding Na(+)-translocating NADH-quinone reductase subunit A — translation MQFTLKKGLDLPITGKPEQQISEGNAVKSVALLGDDYVGLKPKMLVAEGDKVKVGQALFVDKQNPSVNFTSPGAGVVKAINRGDRRVLQSVVIELKGDQHERFSKYAESELAGLSAEQIKQNLQASGLWTSFVTRPYGKVPAADSTPSSIFVTAIDTRPLAADPAVVIADRAGDFANGLTVISKLAGKTYLCKAAGANISAVAGVQTAEFAGPHPAGLPSTHIHFIDPVNVHKFVWHIDYQAVIAIGALFTTGQLNVERVVSLAGPTVKKPRLVKTRVGANLLELAAGELEDGENRVISGSVLYGHEAAGPFAYLSTYALQVSALKEGRDREFFGWIVPGKDKYSALNVYVSSKDRESGRLFPLTTDKNGSNRAIVPVGIYESVMPLDILPTPLLKAIVVGDTDTAQALGCLELNEEDVSLFTFVDPGKHDFAPVLRANLTKIEKEG, via the coding sequence ATGCAATTTACACTAAAGAAAGGTTTGGATTTGCCCATTACGGGTAAGCCCGAACAGCAAATAAGCGAGGGTAACGCCGTCAAATCGGTCGCGCTGTTGGGCGACGATTACGTCGGGCTGAAGCCGAAAATGCTGGTCGCGGAAGGGGACAAGGTGAAAGTGGGCCAAGCTCTGTTCGTGGATAAGCAAAATCCCAGCGTAAATTTCACTTCGCCCGGGGCGGGCGTGGTCAAAGCCATCAACCGTGGTGATCGGCGGGTGCTGCAATCGGTGGTGATCGAGTTGAAAGGCGACCAGCACGAAAGGTTCAGCAAGTATGCCGAGTCCGAGTTGGCCGGATTGTCTGCCGAACAAATCAAGCAGAATCTGCAAGCATCAGGCTTGTGGACGTCTTTCGTGACTCGTCCTTACGGCAAAGTCCCGGCGGCCGATTCGACGCCGAGTTCTATCTTCGTCACCGCAATCGATACCCGTCCTTTAGCAGCCGATCCGGCGGTAGTTATAGCCGACAGAGCCGGCGATTTCGCCAACGGTTTGACCGTGATTTCGAAACTGGCCGGCAAGACCTATTTGTGTAAAGCGGCCGGCGCCAACATTTCTGCAGTTGCCGGCGTGCAGACCGCTGAGTTTGCCGGCCCGCATCCCGCCGGTTTGCCCAGCACGCACATCCATTTCATCGACCCGGTCAATGTCCACAAATTCGTGTGGCACATCGATTATCAGGCTGTGATTGCTATCGGTGCTCTGTTCACTACTGGTCAGCTGAACGTCGAGCGCGTTGTGTCTCTGGCCGGTCCGACGGTTAAAAAGCCCCGCTTGGTCAAGACCCGAGTTGGCGCTAACTTGTTGGAGCTGGCGGCTGGCGAGTTGGAAGACGGCGAGAATCGCGTCATTTCCGGTTCCGTGCTTTACGGGCACGAAGCTGCCGGGCCGTTTGCCTATCTGAGTACTTATGCACTGCAGGTTTCCGCACTGAAAGAAGGCCGCGACCGCGAGTTTTTTGGTTGGATCGTACCGGGCAAAGACAAATATTCGGCTTTGAACGTTTATGTGTCATCCAAAGATCGTGAATCCGGACGCCTGTTTCCACTGACTACCGATAAAAACGGTAGTAACCGGGCCATTGTCCCGGTCGGAATTTACGAATCCGTCATGCCTCTGGATATTCTGCCGACACCGTTGTTGAAAGCGATTGTCGTCGGCGATACCGATACTGCGCAAGCCCTGGGCTGTTTGGAATTGAACGAGGAAGACGTCTCCCTGTTCACTTTCGTCGATCCCGGTAAACACGATTTTGCGCCGGTGCTCAGAGCAAATTTAACCAAAATCGAGAAGGAAGGATAA